A genomic stretch from Frigoribacterium sp. PvP032 includes:
- a CDS encoding glutamate-5-semialdehyde dehydrogenase: MSSTVAPSFTETLRAAKAASVRLATLTAAEKDAALHAVAAALVAEGPRIVAANELDLARALEEGVGEALRDRLRLDEVRLEALADAVRLVAGLVDPVGESLRGRVLPNGLRLDQVRVPFGVVGVIYEARPNVTVDIAALALKSGNAAVLRGGSAARETNRVLVDVLQEALVASGLPADAVVTVDEHGRAGAAELMRARGLVDVLVPRGSAELIETVVRESTVPVIETGAGVVHVFLDASADEEMAVDVVLDAKVSRPSVCNALETLLVHEDAADRLLPPVLAALRASGVTVHGDERVLRAFPDAVPATDADWAAEYMSLDLAVRVVADVDEAMAHIARWSTHHTESILTNDHAVAERFLLEVDSAVVMVNASTRFTDGGEFGFGAEVGISTQKLHARGPMGLPELTSTKWVVRGQGQVRSQVRTRG, from the coding sequence ATGTCGTCGACCGTCGCCCCGTCGTTCACCGAGACCCTGCGTGCCGCGAAGGCGGCGTCCGTCCGCCTCGCGACCCTGACCGCCGCAGAGAAGGACGCCGCCCTGCACGCCGTCGCCGCCGCGCTCGTCGCCGAGGGCCCACGGATCGTGGCCGCGAACGAGCTCGACCTGGCGCGCGCGCTCGAGGAGGGGGTCGGTGAGGCCCTGCGCGACCGCCTGCGCCTCGACGAGGTCCGGCTGGAGGCGCTGGCCGACGCCGTGCGGCTCGTCGCCGGGCTCGTCGACCCGGTGGGCGAGAGCCTCCGCGGCCGCGTGCTGCCGAACGGCCTGCGGCTCGACCAGGTGCGCGTCCCGTTCGGCGTCGTCGGCGTCATCTACGAGGCCCGCCCGAACGTGACCGTCGACATCGCCGCCCTCGCGCTCAAGAGCGGCAACGCGGCCGTGCTCCGCGGCGGCAGCGCGGCGCGCGAGACGAACCGGGTGCTCGTCGACGTCCTGCAGGAGGCGCTGGTCGCCTCTGGCCTGCCCGCCGACGCGGTCGTCACGGTCGACGAGCACGGTCGTGCCGGGGCCGCCGAGCTGATGCGGGCACGGGGGCTGGTCGACGTGCTCGTGCCGCGCGGCAGCGCCGAGCTGATCGAGACCGTCGTGCGCGAGTCGACCGTGCCCGTGATCGAGACGGGGGCCGGCGTCGTCCACGTGTTCCTCGACGCGTCCGCCGACGAGGAGATGGCGGTCGACGTCGTCCTCGACGCGAAGGTCAGCCGGCCGAGCGTCTGCAACGCGCTCGAGACCCTGCTCGTGCACGAGGACGCGGCCGACCGCCTGCTGCCGCCGGTGCTGGCCGCCCTCCGCGCCTCCGGCGTGACGGTGCACGGGGACGAGCGCGTCCTGCGCGCGTTCCCCGACGCGGTCCCGGCGACGGACGCCGACTGGGCCGCCGAGTACATGAGCCTCGACCTGGCGGTCCGCGTCGTGGCCGACGTCGACGAGGCGATGGCGCACATCGCCCGCTGGTCGACGCACCACACCGAGTCGATCCTGACGAACGACCACGCGGTGGCCGAGCGGTTCCTCCTCGAGGTCGACAGCGCCGTCGTGATGGTGAACGCGTCGACGCGCTTCACGGACGGGGGCGAGTTCGGCTTCGGCGCCGAGGTCGGCATCTCGACGCAGAAGCTGCACGCCAGGGGCCCGATGGGCCTGCCGGAGCTCACCAGCACGAAGTGGGTCGTTCGAGGGCAGGGCCAGGTGCGCAGCCAGGTCCGGACGCGCGGCTAG
- the proB gene encoding glutamate 5-kinase, translated as MSAEGPAETLLRPGGEPVVAARADIALARRIVVKVGSSSISGEAAHQIEPLVDALAGAHARGAEVVLVSSGAIATGMPHLRLDSRPTDLATQQAAAAVGQNVLIFRYQQSLRRHDIVAGQVLLTAGDMADPTPRSNAQRAMGRLLELGILPIVNENDTVATQEIRFGDNDRLAALVSELIGADVLVLLSDVDALYTRPPHEPGAVRIDDVPQGDDLAGVTFGDAGAAGVGTGGAGTKVAAARYAAAAGTPVLVTSAANVASALNGASVGTFFAAAPRR; from the coding sequence ATGAGCGCCGAGGGCCCTGCCGAGACCCTGCTGCGCCCCGGCGGCGAGCCGGTCGTCGCCGCCAGGGCGGACATCGCCCTGGCCCGGCGCATCGTCGTCAAGGTCGGGTCGTCGTCGATCAGCGGCGAGGCCGCCCACCAGATCGAGCCGCTCGTCGACGCCCTGGCCGGTGCCCACGCCCGCGGCGCCGAGGTTGTGCTCGTCTCGTCGGGCGCCATCGCGACCGGCATGCCGCACCTGCGGCTCGACTCGCGGCCGACCGACCTCGCCACGCAGCAGGCAGCCGCGGCGGTGGGCCAGAACGTGCTCATCTTCCGGTACCAGCAGAGCCTCCGCCGCCACGACATCGTCGCGGGCCAGGTGCTGCTCACTGCCGGCGACATGGCCGACCCGACGCCGCGCAGCAACGCGCAGCGGGCGATGGGGCGCCTCCTCGAGCTGGGCATCCTGCCGATCGTCAACGAGAACGACACGGTCGCGACCCAGGAGATCCGCTTCGGCGACAACGACCGCCTCGCCGCGCTCGTCTCCGAGCTGATCGGCGCCGACGTGCTGGTGCTGCTCAGCGACGTCGACGCTCTCTACACACGCCCGCCGCACGAGCCGGGCGCGGTGCGCATCGACGACGTGCCGCAGGGCGACGACCTGGCCGGGGTGACCTTCGGCGACGCGGGCGCGGCCGGCGTCGGCACCGGGGGAGCAGGCACGAAGGTGGCCGCCGCGCGCTACGCGGCCGCAGCCGGCACGCCCGTGCTCGTCACGTCGGCGGCCAACGTCGCCTCGGCCCTGAACGGCGCGTCGGTCGGCACGTTCTTCGCGGCGGCGCCCCGCCGCTGA
- the obgE gene encoding GTPase ObgE yields the protein MATFVDHVTLHLRAGNGGNGCVSVKREKFKPLAGPDGGNGGNGGDIVLVADAGVTTLLGFHRAPHRSSDNGGPGMGDHRSGTQGQELELAVPLGTVVKTVDGDELVDMTEHGMRYVIAEAGIGGLGNAALSSTKRKAPGFALLGTPGWQGDVLLELKVVADIALVGYPSAGKSSLVAALSAAKPKIADYPFTTLHPNLGVVESGETRYTVADVPGLIEGASEGKGLGLEFLRHVERCSALLHVLDCATLEPGRDPLTDLEIIRRELEAYPVPEGQTPLLERPQLIALNKVDVPDGRELADFVTPELEARGYRVFEISAVSHEGLRNLSFALAEVVEQSRAEIAARPAPPRLVMRPRAVNEKPFVIKVEGGTYGNVYRILGQKPERWVVQTQFNNEEAVGYLADRLNAIGIEDALFKAGAQAGSTVVIGPEGGIVFDWEPTLTSTAELMTSARGTDPRLIKNDRPTRNQRREDYFERMDAKAEARAELQRERAAGLWTDDEGFLVKEGDEER from the coding sequence ATGGCCACATTCGTCGACCACGTGACCCTCCACCTGCGAGCAGGCAACGGGGGCAACGGCTGCGTCTCCGTCAAGCGCGAGAAGTTCAAGCCCCTCGCCGGCCCCGACGGCGGCAACGGCGGCAACGGCGGCGACATCGTGCTCGTCGCCGACGCCGGCGTCACCACGCTGCTCGGCTTCCACCGTGCGCCGCACCGCTCGAGCGACAACGGCGGCCCCGGCATGGGCGACCACCGCAGCGGCACCCAGGGCCAAGAGCTCGAGCTCGCGGTCCCGCTCGGCACCGTCGTCAAGACGGTCGACGGCGACGAGCTGGTCGACATGACCGAGCACGGCATGCGCTACGTCATCGCCGAGGCCGGCATCGGCGGGCTCGGCAACGCCGCGCTCTCGTCGACCAAGCGCAAGGCCCCCGGCTTCGCGCTGCTCGGCACTCCCGGCTGGCAGGGCGACGTCCTGCTCGAGCTCAAGGTCGTCGCGGACATCGCCCTCGTCGGGTACCCGTCGGCCGGCAAGTCGAGCCTCGTCGCCGCGCTCTCGGCCGCCAAGCCGAAGATCGCCGACTACCCGTTCACGACCCTGCACCCGAACCTCGGCGTCGTCGAGTCGGGCGAGACCCGCTACACGGTCGCCGACGTCCCCGGCCTGATCGAGGGCGCCAGCGAGGGCAAGGGCCTCGGGCTCGAGTTCCTCCGCCACGTCGAGCGCTGCTCGGCGCTGCTGCACGTCCTCGACTGCGCCACGCTCGAGCCCGGCCGCGACCCGCTGACCGACCTCGAGATCATCCGTCGCGAGCTCGAGGCGTACCCGGTGCCCGAGGGGCAGACGCCCCTGCTCGAGCGTCCCCAGCTGATCGCGCTGAACAAGGTCGACGTGCCCGACGGGCGCGAGCTGGCCGACTTCGTCACGCCCGAGCTCGAGGCCCGCGGCTACCGCGTCTTCGAGATCTCGGCCGTCAGCCACGAGGGCCTCCGCAACCTCTCGTTCGCCCTCGCCGAGGTCGTCGAGCAGAGCCGCGCCGAGATCGCGGCCCGGCCCGCGCCTCCTCGTCTGGTCATGCGCCCCCGCGCGGTCAACGAGAAGCCGTTCGTCATCAAGGTCGAGGGCGGCACGTACGGCAACGTGTACCGCATCCTCGGCCAGAAGCCCGAGCGCTGGGTCGTGCAGACCCAGTTCAACAACGAGGAGGCGGTGGGCTACCTCGCCGACCGGCTCAACGCGATCGGCATCGAGGACGCCCTCTTCAAGGCCGGTGCGCAGGCCGGCTCGACCGTCGTCATCGGCCCAGAGGGCGGCATCGTCTTCGACTGGGAGCCGACGCTGACGTCGACCGCCGAGCTGATGACCTCGGCCCGCGGCACGGACCCGCGCCTGATCAAGAACGACCGCCCGACCCGCAACCAGCGCCGCGAGGACTACTTCGAGCGCATGGACGCCAAGGCTGAGGCCCGTGCCGAGCTTCAGCGAGAGCGCGCCGCCGGACTGTGGACCGACGACGAGGGCTTCCTCGTCAAGGAGGGCGACGAAGAACGATGA
- a CDS encoding DUF4031 domain-containing protein, protein MTILIDEPVWPAHDTVWAHLVSDASYDELHAFAAAQDIPRRGFDHDHYDVPESRWHDLVAAGAQPVTGLDLARRLERSGLRVSQRVKRGL, encoded by the coding sequence GTGACCATCCTGATCGACGAGCCGGTGTGGCCCGCGCACGACACCGTCTGGGCCCACCTGGTCAGCGACGCGTCGTACGACGAGCTGCACGCCTTCGCGGCAGCCCAGGACATCCCCCGCAGGGGCTTCGACCACGACCACTACGACGTGCCCGAGTCGCGCTGGCACGACCTCGTCGCCGCCGGCGCGCAGCCGGTCACCGGGCTCGACCTCGCCCGCCGGCTCGAGCGCAGCGGGCTGCGCGTCTCACAACGGGTCAAGCGCGGGCTCTGA
- a CDS encoding TIGR03943 family protein, protein MSRLADRWQGVLLTLVVGISTLWLSATGQLVLYIHPRYVVFTVIMIAIGMVLSLGVLVLAPSSRDAGDDGDGHDHGHDHDGHPHALEDELRAPAERPRRRRRGRAAARTAAVAAGTLVTTAVAVSLVVLPPATLTSATAGQRDVNSSTASLAGTSVEDAASADADAYAAFSVLDWAGLLRQTSDLSFFEGKTADVVGFVVPAGDDPDVFYVSRFVVTCCAVDAQPVGVPVHLVDWQSQVSADEWLDVSGGFQTNPSRTSSDPIALVPDELEKVGQPSDPYLY, encoded by the coding sequence GTGTCCCGCCTCGCCGATCGCTGGCAGGGCGTGCTCCTGACCCTCGTCGTCGGCATCTCGACCCTGTGGCTGTCGGCGACGGGGCAGCTCGTGCTCTACATCCACCCGCGCTACGTCGTGTTCACCGTGATCATGATCGCGATCGGCATGGTGCTGTCGCTCGGGGTCCTCGTCCTCGCCCCGTCCTCCCGCGACGCGGGCGACGACGGCGACGGGCACGACCACGGGCACGACCACGACGGGCACCCGCACGCGCTCGAGGACGAGCTCCGTGCCCCCGCCGAGCGCCCGCGGCGGCGTCGACGGGGTCGTGCCGCAGCCCGGACCGCCGCCGTCGCCGCGGGCACGCTCGTCACCACTGCGGTCGCCGTGTCGCTCGTCGTCCTCCCGCCTGCGACGCTCACGAGCGCGACGGCCGGCCAGCGCGACGTGAACTCGTCCACCGCCTCCCTCGCCGGCACCAGTGTCGAGGACGCCGCGTCGGCCGACGCCGACGCCTACGCGGCGTTCTCGGTGCTCGACTGGGCGGGCCTGCTGCGGCAGACCAGCGACCTGTCGTTCTTCGAGGGCAAGACCGCCGACGTGGTCGGCTTCGTCGTGCCGGCCGGCGACGACCCCGACGTCTTCTACGTGTCGCGCTTCGTCGTGACCTGCTGCGCCGTCGACGCCCAGCCGGTCGGGGTGCCGGTGCACCTCGTCGACTGGCAGAGCCAGGTGTCGGCCGACGAGTGGCTCGACGTGTCCGGCGGCTTCCAGACGAACCCGAGCCGCACGTCGAGCGACCCGATCGCCCTCGTGCCCGACGAGCTCGAGAAGGTCGGCCAGCCGAGTGACCCCTACCTCTACTGA
- a CDS encoding permease, translating into MTAPLRERDALRRAAHEHAPARRSRRGPLLAVGIGIAVVLLVLRLASPALGSQLLPDTLQDFVTLTISVIVESVPFVLLGIVLSIIVQVWLPQAFFTSWLPRQPLLRRAVISFLGMFLPVCECGNVPLARGLVLKGFTVSESMTFLLAAPILNPITIITTHQAFGWSDGILVARLAGGFLIANLIGWLYSRHPDPESLLTRSFAAECALPQEHGHSGASKLRESVELFRREMSTMMPALFIGAAVAGGIQTAVPRSVLVTLGSNPVWSVLAMMVLAFVISLCSNVDAFFVLPFASTFMPGGIAAFLVFGPIIDVKMLALLRTTYRPRTLAQLTLVVALTSAAIGLVVNYFA; encoded by the coding sequence GTGACCGCGCCCCTCCGGGAACGCGACGCCCTGCGCAGGGCCGCCCACGAGCACGCCCCGGCCCGACGGTCGAGGCGCGGGCCTCTGCTCGCGGTCGGGATCGGCATCGCGGTGGTGCTCCTCGTGCTGCGCCTCGCCAGCCCTGCGCTCGGCTCGCAGCTGCTGCCCGACACCCTGCAGGACTTCGTCACCCTCACGATCAGCGTCATCGTCGAGTCGGTGCCGTTCGTGCTGCTCGGCATCGTGCTGTCGATCATCGTGCAGGTGTGGCTGCCGCAGGCCTTCTTCACCTCGTGGCTGCCCCGCCAGCCCCTGCTGCGCCGTGCCGTCATCTCGTTCCTCGGCATGTTCCTGCCGGTCTGCGAGTGCGGCAACGTGCCCCTGGCGAGGGGGCTCGTGCTCAAGGGCTTCACCGTGTCCGAGTCGATGACCTTCTTGCTGGCCGCCCCGATCCTCAACCCGATCACGATCATCACGACTCACCAGGCGTTCGGCTGGAGCGACGGCATCCTCGTCGCCCGGCTCGCGGGCGGGTTCCTGATCGCGAACCTGATCGGCTGGCTCTACAGCCGCCACCCCGACCCCGAGAGCCTGCTCACCCGGTCGTTCGCGGCCGAGTGCGCGTTGCCGCAGGAGCACGGCCACAGCGGTGCCTCCAAGCTGCGCGAGAGCGTCGAGCTGTTCCGTCGCGAGATGTCGACGATGATGCCCGCGCTGTTCATCGGCGCCGCCGTGGCGGGCGGCATCCAGACCGCGGTGCCGCGCTCGGTGCTCGTCACGCTCGGCAGCAACCCGGTCTGGTCCGTGCTCGCGATGATGGTGCTCGCGTTCGTCATCTCCCTCTGCTCGAACGTGGACGCGTTCTTCGTGCTGCCGTTCGCGTCGACCTTCATGCCCGGCGGCATCGCCGCTTTCCTCGTCTTCGGGCCGATCATCGACGTCAAGATGCTCGCCCTGCTCCGCACGACGTACCGACCGCGCACCCTCGCGCAGCTGACCCTCGTGGTGGCGTTGACCAGCGCCGCCATCGGACTGGTGGTGAACTACTTTGCCTGA
- a CDS encoding Rne/Rng family ribonuclease, translated as MDKNEHDRDGQPKKKRGLFAGLLSRQVPAPATTARRALGTAPHDRNDDAQEASPVTSEKEVGAEAATSSDSTSTDSAITEIDTARPAQTEAVVDTEAVQADIAAVAPPRAEAPVDDADAAVDAEAGPIPAQLTTTSLIFHAPEILPLPARPGRRRHDDEWDDRDDRDDRDDDDRDQRDDDGDDDDRDEPQRGTSRRRQRGRSQDREERDSEQRQGSDRGDRRERPQRQVELITEPQRIKGSTRLEAKKQRRRDGRDAGRRRTVITEAEFLARRESVDRKMIVRSSGDRIEIGVMEDGTLAEHYVAKAQNVSLIGNVYLGRVQNVLPSMEAAFVDIGRGRNAVLYSGEVDWDSLSNGNQPRRIELALKPGDRVLVQVTKDPVGHKGARLTSQISLPGRYLVYVPNGSMNGISRKLPDTERARLKKILKEALPENAGVIVRTAAEGTTEEQLTLDITRLTNQWADISSKVEVGNAPAQLHSEPDLLIKIVRDVFNEDFHELVIDGDDAYDTLQSYLSAVAPDLLDRVKRYEGDRDAFDEYRLNEQIEKALDRKVWLPSGGSLVIDRTEAMTVVDVNTGKFVGSGGNLEETVTKNNLEAAEEIVRQLRLRDIGGIIVVDFIDMVLESNRDLVLRRLVECLSRDRTKHQVAEVTSLGLVQMTRKKLGLGLAESFAEAGSAARVQEQQPRKGQEQRRRGGAQAGKQGGTTGASGGQGRGSNGQGGQAGSSAHPTTGTHAITDDVKNALSRIAASTIAHAEDGDRPADSDSAATAAAAVEAAIDAAAASVSSSRPDEAQDDSSDEPRRSRGGRKGRRGSRSRDSEQGDQPSREASPSVEAPSSAPVDEAPVADVAPVAAQPAAAAAAPAATEAPAAPAKRGSRRAASTATVTPEASVAILDIPVAATRREPRKMSTQDAEQILDSVLGALPEPKQPGQGRGRSRRASSSGTTTPAAAADSSEQGEGGPFILGVGVSSDEL; from the coding sequence GTGGACAAGAACGAACACGACAGAGACGGTCAGCCGAAGAAGAAGAGGGGCCTGTTCGCCGGGCTCCTGTCGCGCCAGGTGCCCGCACCGGCGACGACCGCGCGCCGCGCGCTCGGCACCGCCCCCCACGACCGGAACGACGACGCCCAGGAGGCCTCACCCGTGACCAGCGAGAAGGAGGTCGGGGCCGAGGCCGCGACCAGCAGCGACAGCACCAGCACCGACAGCGCCATCACCGAGATCGACACCGCCAGGCCCGCGCAGACGGAGGCCGTGGTCGACACCGAGGCCGTCCAGGCCGACATCGCGGCCGTCGCGCCGCCGCGCGCCGAGGCCCCCGTCGACGACGCGGACGCCGCCGTCGACGCCGAGGCGGGCCCCATCCCGGCCCAGCTCACCACCACGAGCCTGATCTTCCACGCGCCCGAGATCCTCCCGCTGCCGGCCAGGCCGGGGCGTCGTCGCCACGACGACGAGTGGGACGACCGCGACGACCGTGACGACCGCGACGACGACGACCGCGACCAGCGTGACGACGACGGCGACGACGACGACCGTGACGAGCCTCAGCGCGGCACCTCGCGCCGTCGTCAGCGCGGCCGTTCGCAGGACCGCGAGGAGCGCGACTCCGAGCAGCGTCAGGGCAGCGACCGCGGCGATCGTCGCGAGCGCCCGCAGCGCCAGGTCGAGCTCATCACCGAGCCGCAGCGCATCAAGGGCTCGACCCGTCTCGAGGCGAAGAAGCAGCGTCGCCGTGACGGCCGTGACGCCGGCCGCCGCCGCACGGTCATCACCGAGGCCGAGTTCCTGGCCCGCCGCGAGAGCGTCGACCGCAAGATGATCGTCCGCTCGTCGGGCGACCGCATCGAGATCGGCGTCATGGAGGACGGCACGCTCGCCGAGCACTACGTCGCCAAGGCGCAGAACGTCTCGCTGATCGGCAACGTCTACCTCGGTCGCGTGCAGAACGTCCTGCCCAGCATGGAGGCGGCGTTCGTCGACATCGGACGCGGCCGGAACGCCGTGCTCTACTCGGGCGAGGTCGACTGGGACTCGCTGTCGAACGGCAACCAGCCGCGCCGCATCGAGCTCGCGCTGAAGCCCGGCGACCGTGTGCTCGTCCAGGTCACGAAGGACCCGGTGGGCCACAAGGGCGCCCGCCTCACGAGCCAGATCTCGCTGCCCGGCCGCTACCTCGTCTACGTGCCGAACGGCTCGATGAACGGCATCAGCCGCAAGCTGCCCGACACCGAGCGCGCGCGCCTCAAGAAGATCCTGAAGGAGGCGCTCCCCGAGAACGCGGGAGTCATCGTCCGCACCGCGGCCGAGGGCACCACGGAGGAGCAGCTCACCCTCGACATCACGCGCCTGACGAACCAGTGGGCCGACATCAGCAGCAAGGTCGAGGTCGGCAACGCCCCCGCGCAGCTGCACTCGGAGCCCGACCTGCTGATCAAGATCGTCCGCGACGTCTTCAACGAGGACTTCCACGAGCTGGTCATCGACGGCGACGACGCCTACGACACCCTGCAGTCGTACCTGTCGGCCGTCGCGCCCGACCTGCTCGACCGTGTCAAGCGCTACGAGGGCGACCGTGACGCCTTCGACGAGTACCGCCTCAACGAGCAGATCGAGAAGGCGCTCGACCGAAAGGTCTGGCTGCCGTCCGGCGGCTCGCTGGTCATCGACCGCACCGAGGCCATGACGGTCGTCGACGTCAACACCGGCAAGTTCGTCGGCTCGGGGGGCAACCTCGAGGAGACGGTCACGAAGAACAACCTCGAGGCCGCAGAGGAGATCGTCCGTCAGCTGCGCCTCCGCGACATCGGCGGCATCATCGTCGTCGACTTCATCGACATGGTCCTCGAGTCGAACCGCGACCTCGTGCTCCGTCGCCTGGTCGAGTGCCTCAGCCGTGACCGCACCAAGCACCAGGTCGCCGAGGTCACCTCGCTCGGACTCGTGCAGATGACGCGCAAGAAGCTCGGGCTCGGCCTCGCCGAGTCGTTCGCCGAGGCAGGCAGCGCCGCACGCGTGCAGGAGCAGCAGCCCCGCAAGGGCCAGGAGCAGCGTCGCCGGGGCGGAGCGCAGGCCGGCAAGCAGGGCGGCACGACCGGCGCCTCCGGCGGTCAGGGTCGCGGCTCGAACGGCCAGGGCGGCCAGGCGGGCTCGTCGGCACACCCGACGACCGGCACCCACGCCATCACCGACGACGTCAAGAACGCGCTCTCGCGCATCGCGGCGTCCACGATCGCGCACGCCGAGGACGGCGACCGGCCGGCCGACAGCGACAGCGCCGCCACCGCGGCGGCCGCCGTCGAGGCGGCCATCGACGCCGCCGCGGCGTCGGTGTCGTCCAGCCGGCCCGACGAGGCCCAGGACGACTCGTCCGACGAGCCTCGCCGCAGCCGTGGCGGCCGCAAGGGCCGTCGTGGCTCCCGGTCGCGCGACTCCGAGCAGGGCGACCAGCCGAGCCGCGAGGCGTCCCCGTCGGTCGAGGCGCCGAGCTCGGCGCCCGTCGACGAGGCACCGGTTGCCGACGTCGCTCCCGTGGCGGCACAGCCGGCAGCCGCGGCCGCGGCGCCCGCAGCGACCGAGGCCCCGGCCGCCCCGGCGAAGCGCGGCAGCCGCCGTGCGGCGTCGACCGCCACGGTCACCCCCGAGGCGTCCGTCGCGATCCTCGACATCCCGGTGGCCGCGACCCGTCGCGAGCCCCGCAAGATGAGCACGCAGGACGCCGAGCAGATCCTCGACAGCGTGCTCGGCGCGCTGCCCGAGCCGAAGCAGCCCGGACAGGGCCGTGGCCGCTCGCGCCGCGCCTCCAGCTCGGGCACGACGACGCCGGCCGCGGCGGCCGACTCGTCCGAGCAGGGCGAGGGCGGGCCGTTCATCCTGGGCGTGGGGGTCAGCTCCGACGAACTGTGA
- a CDS encoding vitamin K epoxide reductase family protein, translating to MTEQRAPQRTHPSTGRPVVVPAVLLVIAGLVGLLGSFALTVDKFRLLENPTASLGCDVNPFVGCSPVINSWQASLFGFPNPILGLVGFAAPVAVGLGLLASGRFARWFWIAFTTGVFLAWVFITWLFTQTVFVIGALCPWCMLVWSVTIPLFWILLVWGLARGVTVPHGRLQRAAAAFLPFSWVLPVLNYIVVATVILVQFPLLLPTLLG from the coding sequence GTGACCGAGCAGAGAGCGCCTCAGCGCACCCACCCGTCGACGGGTCGACCCGTCGTCGTCCCGGCCGTCCTCCTGGTGATCGCCGGGCTCGTCGGGCTGCTCGGGTCGTTCGCCCTCACGGTCGACAAGTTCCGGCTGCTGGAGAACCCGACGGCGTCACTCGGCTGCGACGTCAACCCGTTCGTCGGCTGCTCGCCCGTCATCAACAGCTGGCAGGCGTCGCTGTTCGGCTTCCCCAACCCGATCCTCGGCCTGGTCGGCTTCGCGGCTCCGGTCGCCGTCGGCCTCGGCCTGCTCGCCAGCGGCAGGTTCGCCCGGTGGTTCTGGATCGCCTTCACCACGGGCGTGTTCCTGGCCTGGGTCTTCATCACGTGGCTGTTCACCCAGACGGTGTTCGTCATCGGCGCCCTCTGCCCGTGGTGCATGCTCGTCTGGTCCGTCACCATCCCGCTCTTCTGGATCCTGCTGGTCTGGGGGCTCGCCCGCGGCGTGACCGTGCCGCACGGCCGCCTCCAGCGGGCCGCCGCGGCGTTCCTGCCGTTCTCGTGGGTCCTGCCCGTGCTGAACTACATCGTCGTCGCGACGGTGATCCTGGTCCAGTTCCCGCTCCTCCTGCCCACCCTGCTCGGCTAG
- a CDS encoding thioredoxin domain-containing protein — protein sequence MTPPAAPGETKRERRESAREKARVTREAEAKRRRRNKWALQGGLVVGVLAVLAVVALVITRSLAPAGPGPLNMASDGIVLSGDGTTVSAVQTDATPADGSPTPSAAGTAEKPSIVVYLDYMCPYCGQFDTTNAEQLETWVTQGVADLEIHPLGFLDNASLGSKYSTRSANALACVANYQPDTALDVNTALFAQQPAENTTGLTNDELVTLVQGAGADDPAVASCITDGQFTDWVASATERALNDPLPNSDLAAVSATPTVLVNGQQYQGSPTDAAAFAQFVAEVAGGQPTGDTSTGELPGSTATPSP from the coding sequence ATGACGCCACCAGCCGCACCCGGAGAGACCAAGCGCGAGCGACGGGAGTCGGCCCGCGAGAAGGCCCGTGTCACCCGTGAGGCGGAGGCCAAGCGACGACGCCGCAACAAGTGGGCCCTGCAGGGCGGCCTCGTCGTCGGCGTCCTCGCGGTGCTCGCCGTCGTGGCCCTCGTGATCACGCGGTCCCTGGCGCCGGCGGGCCCCGGCCCCCTGAACATGGCCAGCGACGGCATCGTGCTCTCGGGCGACGGCACGACCGTCTCCGCCGTGCAGACGGACGCGACGCCCGCCGACGGCTCCCCCACCCCGTCCGCCGCGGGCACGGCCGAGAAGCCGAGCATCGTCGTCTACCTCGACTACATGTGCCCCTACTGCGGCCAGTTCGACACCACGAACGCCGAGCAGCTCGAGACCTGGGTCACCCAGGGCGTGGCCGACCTCGAGATCCACCCCCTCGGGTTCCTCGACAACGCCAGCCTCGGGTCGAAGTACTCGACCAGGTCGGCCAACGCCCTGGCCTGCGTCGCGAACTACCAGCCGGACACCGCGCTCGACGTCAACACCGCCCTGTTCGCGCAGCAGCCGGCTGAGAACACGACCGGCCTGACGAACGACGAGCTGGTGACGCTCGTGCAGGGCGCCGGTGCGGACGACCCTGCCGTCGCCTCCTGCATCACCGACGGGCAGTTCACCGACTGGGTCGCCTCCGCGACCGAGCGGGCGCTGAACGACCCGCTGCCGAACTCCGACCTCGCCGCGGTGTCCGCGACGCCCACCGTCCTGGTCAACGGGCAGCAGTACCAGGGCTCGCCGACCGACGCTGCGGCGTTCGCGCAGTTCGTGGCCGAGGTCGCCGGCGGCCAGCCGACCGGCGACACGAGCACGGGCGAGCTGCCCGGCTCGACTGCGACGCCGTCCCCCTGA
- the ndk gene encoding nucleoside-diphosphate kinase — MTDLQETLVLVKPDGVARGLTGEILRRIEAKGYSLVDLRLVQADRDLLAQHYEEHVGKPFYEPLVEFMQSGPTVAIRVAGNGVIPGFRSLAGTTDPTTAAPGTIRGDLGRDWGLAVQQNLVHGSDSPESAARELALWF, encoded by the coding sequence GTGACCGACCTCCAAGAGACCCTCGTCCTCGTCAAGCCCGACGGCGTCGCCCGCGGCCTCACCGGCGAGATCCTGCGCCGCATCGAGGCGAAGGGCTACTCACTCGTCGACCTGCGCCTCGTCCAGGCCGACCGCGACCTGCTCGCGCAGCACTACGAGGAGCACGTGGGCAAGCCGTTCTACGAGCCCCTCGTCGAGTTCATGCAGAGCGGCCCGACCGTCGCCATCCGCGTGGCGGGCAACGGCGTGATCCCCGGCTTCCGCTCGCTGGCCGGCACGACCGACCCGACCACCGCGGCGCCCGGCACCATCCGCGGCGACCTCGGCCGCGACTGGGGCCTCGCCGTGCAGCAGAACCTCGTTCACGGCAGCGACAGCCCCGAGAGCGCCGCGCGCGAGCTCGCTCTGTGGTTCTGA